A part of Candidatus Delongbacteria bacterium genomic DNA contains:
- a CDS encoding fumarate hydratase, producing the protein MEFQYDETFQLGKDETEYRALGTEHVSTVRVQDEDFLQVGDEALTLLARTALRDVNFHLRARHQELVARILADPEASDNDRYVARAMLQNAVIAAQGQLPFCQDTGTAIVYAKKGHRVLTAGRDEEALSRGIFQTYQNENLRYSQVAPLSMFEEKNTGNNLPAQIDLIAGHGAVYKFLFIAKGGGSANKSYLFQMTKAVLTPTALKEFLVEKMKTLGTAACPPYHLAFVIGGTSAETVMKTVKLASTGWYDNLPTSGSTGGRAFRDLEMEKELLEASRHVGLGAQFGGKYYCHDVRVIRLPRHGASCPIGMAVSCSADRNVLGKITTDGIFLESLELDPARFLPAATEQVDNAVPIDLNRPMKEIQADLSKYPIRTRLKLSGTVIVARDMAHARLAEMLDRGEPLPEYFRNHPVYYAGPAKTPAGMATGSFGPTTAQRMDPYVDRFQKAGGSLVMIAKGNRTPQVTQACKDNGGFYLGSTGGPAALLASEHILKSQVRDFAEFGMEAVWEITVKDFPAFILVDDKGNDFFTSL; encoded by the coding sequence ATGGAGTTCCAGTATGACGAGACCTTCCAGCTTGGCAAGGACGAGACCGAATACCGCGCACTGGGCACGGAGCATGTGTCCACCGTGCGCGTTCAGGACGAGGACTTTCTGCAGGTGGGCGACGAGGCCCTGACCCTGCTGGCGCGCACGGCCCTGCGCGATGTGAACTTTCACCTGCGCGCCCGCCATCAGGAGCTGGTGGCCCGCATCCTGGCCGACCCGGAGGCCAGCGACAACGACCGTTATGTGGCCCGCGCCATGCTGCAGAATGCGGTGATCGCCGCCCAGGGCCAGCTGCCCTTCTGCCAGGACACGGGCACGGCCATCGTCTACGCCAAGAAGGGCCACAGGGTGCTTACGGCGGGGCGCGACGAGGAAGCGCTTTCCCGCGGCATCTTTCAGACCTACCAGAACGAGAACCTGCGCTATTCCCAGGTGGCTCCGCTGAGCATGTTCGAGGAGAAGAACACGGGCAACAACCTGCCCGCCCAGATCGACCTGATCGCCGGGCACGGCGCGGTGTACAAGTTCCTCTTCATCGCCAAGGGCGGTGGCAGCGCCAACAAGAGTTACCTCTTCCAGATGACCAAGGCCGTGCTCACGCCCACCGCGCTCAAGGAGTTTCTCGTTGAAAAGATGAAGACCCTGGGCACGGCGGCCTGTCCGCCCTACCACCTGGCCTTCGTGATCGGCGGCACTTCCGCCGAGACGGTGATGAAGACCGTCAAGCTGGCCTCCACCGGCTGGTACGACAACCTGCCCACCAGCGGCAGCACGGGTGGCCGCGCCTTCCGCGATCTCGAGATGGAAAAGGAGCTGCTGGAGGCCAGCCGCCACGTGGGCCTGGGTGCCCAGTTCGGCGGCAAGTACTACTGCCACGATGTGCGTGTGATCCGTCTGCCGCGCCACGGCGCCAGCTGTCCCATCGGCATGGCCGTGTCCTGCAGCGCCGACCGCAACGTGCTGGGCAAGATCACGACCGACGGCATCTTCCTGGAAAGTCTGGAACTGGATCCCGCGCGCTTCCTGCCCGCCGCCACGGAGCAGGTGGACAATGCGGTACCCATTGACCTGAACCGCCCGATGAAGGAAATCCAGGCCGACCTGAGCAAGTACCCCATCCGCACACGGCTGAAGCTGTCGGGAACGGTGATCGTGGCCCGCGACATGGCTCACGCGCGCCTGGCCGAGATGCTGGACCGCGGCGAGCCGCTCCCCGAGTACTTCCGCAACCACCCGGTGTACTACGCCGGCCCCGCCAAGACTCCTGCGGGAATGGCCACCGGCTCCTTCGGCCCCACCACGGCCCAGCGCATGGATCCTTACGTGGACCGCTTCCAGAAAGCGGGGGGCAGCCTGGTGATGATCGCCAAGGGCAACCGCACTCCGCAGGTCACACAGGCCTGCAAGGACAATGGCGGCTTCTACCTGGGCAGCACGGGCGGCCCCGCGGCCCTGCTGGCCAGCGAGCACATCCTCAAGAGCCAGGTGCGCGACTTCGCCGAGTTCGGCATGGAAGCCGTCTGGGAAATCACCGTCAAGGACTTCCCGGCCTTCATCCTGGTGGACGACAAGGGCAACGATTTCTTCACCAGCCTGTAG
- the folE gene encoding GTP cyclohydrolase I FolE: MERTQLDTITGLTGQLLEALGENPQREGLLKTPQRVAKAWGYVTQGYGQNLETLVNGAVFTEDCNEMVVVRDIEFYSLCEHHLLPFFGRAHVGYIPNGKVIGLSKIPRIIDMFARRLQVQERLTHQVAEALMDVLKPTGVAVVMTGTHMCMQMRGVEKQNSMATTSAMLGEFHDSAETRAEFLSVIGR, encoded by the coding sequence ATGGAACGGACACAACTCGATACCATCACCGGCCTGACGGGCCAGTTGCTGGAAGCCCTGGGTGAAAATCCCCAGCGCGAAGGGCTGCTCAAGACACCCCAGAGGGTGGCCAAGGCCTGGGGTTATGTCACCCAGGGCTACGGTCAGAATCTGGAGACACTGGTCAACGGCGCCGTGTTCACCGAGGACTGCAACGAAATGGTGGTCGTGCGCGACATCGAGTTCTACAGCCTCTGCGAGCACCATCTGCTGCCCTTCTTCGGGCGTGCCCACGTGGGCTACATTCCCAATGGCAAGGTGATCGGGCTGTCCAAGATTCCGCGCATCATCGACATGTTCGCGCGGCGCCTGCAGGTGCAGGAGCGCCTGACGCACCAGGTGGCCGAGGCGCTGATGGACGTGCTCAAGCCCACCGGCGTGGCCGTGGTGATGACGGGCACCCACATGTGCATGCAGATGCGCGGCGTGGAGAAACAGAATTCCATGGCGACCACCAGCGCCATGCTGGGCGAGTTTCACGACAGCGCCGAGACACGCGCCGAATTCCTGAGCGTCATCGGTCGCTGA
- a CDS encoding SpoVR family protein, protein MRNIDSDSRLKALEQRVIHWAHVHGRTLPEMRFFILDGMEFASLLEKHVYPTSPINIWEGKSMVSRRYRIEEGLESSIYYEVVQTGNPSYAYLNDTNSECMQASVMAHVVGHCEFSELNVLRDSNLDRTEHVMHLVRKVDLGRRQMGDLHYTRFWNAAESVVDLIAPNSQYNLQRSVDSETRIQSKNDDPMEQEELQGPYMPFSSTMDALLVMEDRQTAFEREIRQRQRQETLSRRGYKLRAPCQDVLGFLRSYAPATQAERNILDYLYVTHQTHDFVIRTQIMNEGWAMTWENTIMHELFKERAVGDIIDYCKVFSGVCFPRPWFQRNPYHLGYHMWRHIKQLYADGKVTLEYAEEISMEKRENWKKPQSQDPLAAMEHLVSTVTDYEFLRRFLTPELIHEFQLNRLHKQMAQRLGISPKDVVQESQSHVWINPEPIKTEMLNFFTHFYRPRIYIIDTDFQDGGLLLMHRNDGRRLREDWVKPTLRNLNMIWKGPVSLVSSNTLYGFSANTYKETAISEVSFEQVTARMQRDEKPFNVG, encoded by the coding sequence GTGCGGAACATTGACAGCGACAGTCGCCTGAAGGCACTCGAACAGCGTGTGATCCACTGGGCCCACGTCCATGGCCGCACCCTGCCCGAGATGCGCTTCTTCATCCTTGACGGAATGGAATTCGCCAGCCTGCTGGAAAAGCATGTCTACCCCACTTCCCCGATCAACATCTGGGAAGGCAAGAGCATGGTCAGCCGGCGTTACCGCATCGAGGAAGGACTGGAGAGCAGCATCTACTATGAAGTGGTGCAGACCGGCAATCCGTCCTACGCCTACCTGAACGACACCAATTCCGAGTGCATGCAGGCTTCGGTGATGGCCCACGTGGTCGGTCACTGCGAGTTCTCCGAGCTGAACGTGCTGCGCGATTCCAATCTGGACCGCACCGAGCACGTGATGCACCTGGTACGCAAGGTGGACCTGGGCCGGCGCCAGATGGGCGATCTGCATTACACGCGCTTCTGGAACGCCGCCGAATCAGTGGTGGACCTGATCGCGCCCAACAGCCAGTACAACCTGCAGCGCTCGGTGGATTCCGAAACCCGCATCCAGAGCAAGAATGACGACCCCATGGAACAGGAGGAACTGCAGGGCCCCTACATGCCCTTTTCCTCCACCATGGATGCCCTGCTGGTCATGGAAGACCGCCAGACCGCCTTCGAGCGCGAGATCCGTCAGCGCCAGCGCCAGGAAACACTGAGTCGCCGCGGCTACAAGCTGCGCGCGCCGTGCCAGGACGTGCTGGGCTTCCTGCGCAGCTACGCACCCGCCACCCAGGCGGAGCGCAACATCCTGGACTACCTGTACGTGACCCACCAGACACACGACTTCGTGATCCGCACCCAGATCATGAACGAGGGCTGGGCCATGACCTGGGAGAACACCATCATGCACGAGCTCTTCAAGGAGCGTGCGGTGGGTGACATCATCGATTACTGCAAGGTCTTCTCCGGAGTCTGTTTCCCGCGGCCCTGGTTCCAGCGCAATCCCTACCACCTCGGCTATCACATGTGGCGCCACATCAAGCAGCTCTATGCCGATGGCAAGGTGACCCTCGAGTACGCCGAGGAAATCAGCATGGAGAAGCGCGAGAACTGGAAGAAACCCCAGAGCCAGGATCCGCTGGCCGCCATGGAACACCTGGTGAGCACGGTAACCGACTACGAATTCCTGCGGCGCTTCCTCACGCCGGAACTGATCCATGAATTCCAGCTGAACCGGCTGCACAAGCAGATGGCGCAACGGCTGGGGATCAGCCCCAAGGATGTGGTACAGGAAAGTCAGAGCCATGTCTGGATCAATCCCGAACCGATCAAGACCGAGATGCTCAACTTCTTCACTCACTTCTACCGGCCGCGGATCTACATCATTGACACCGACTTCCAGGATGGCGGGCTGCTGCTGATGCACCGCAACGACGGACGTCGCCTGCGTGAGGACTGGGTCAAGCCCACCCTGCGCAACCTGAACATGATCTGGAAAGGCCCGGTCTCGCTGGTGTCGTCGAACACGCTCTACGGGTTCAGCGCCAACACCTACAAGGAAACGGCGATCTCCGAAGTGAGTTTCGAACAGGTCACGGCGCGCATGCAGCGCGACGAAAAACCCTTCAACGTGGGATAG
- a CDS encoding ATP-binding protein, whose protein sequence is MDPLTNPFSPGAGAQPPALVGREEIVAAAEIALHRVRAGRPEKSQILLGLRGVGKTVLLNRIGTMAEELGYQAVILEAPEGKRLAQYLAPALKSVLLRLNRVEQAKDLSNRAIAALRGFASAFTVSIGAVELAISEPPTADSGTLEIDLPQLLIAIGQAARAAGQCVVILVDEIQYLGEEDLRALIVAFHAISQRGLPLLLFGAGLPQVAGLAGDAKSYAERLFDYPPVGPLSELPAREAIRRPIEEEGARIEDEALDSIVRMTKGYPYFLQEWGKHTWLTADSSPIDHTDVERAHATTTAALDRNFFRVRFDRLTPREQDYLRAMAELGPGPHRSGVIASSMKKKVESLGPLRSGLIKKGMIWSPTHGDTAFTVPLFDEFMRREIPVWTA, encoded by the coding sequence ATGGATCCCTTGACGAATCCCTTCTCCCCTGGTGCTGGGGCTCAGCCACCCGCACTGGTTGGTCGCGAAGAAATTGTCGCCGCCGCCGAAATCGCCTTGCACAGGGTGCGTGCCGGTCGACCGGAGAAAAGCCAGATTCTGCTGGGCCTCCGCGGTGTCGGTAAAACCGTACTGCTGAACAGGATCGGGACGATGGCCGAAGAGCTGGGCTACCAAGCCGTGATCCTTGAGGCTCCTGAAGGCAAGAGGCTGGCACAGTATCTTGCCCCAGCACTCAAGAGCGTGCTGCTTCGCCTGAATCGCGTGGAGCAGGCGAAGGACCTGTCCAACCGGGCGATCGCAGCCCTCCGGGGGTTCGCCAGCGCATTCACGGTGTCCATCGGTGCGGTCGAACTGGCGATCAGTGAACCACCCACGGCCGACAGTGGCACACTGGAAATCGACCTGCCCCAACTCCTGATCGCAATTGGTCAGGCGGCCCGAGCAGCCGGACAGTGCGTTGTGATCCTTGTGGACGAAATCCAGTATCTCGGTGAAGAGGATCTCAGGGCACTGATCGTGGCCTTTCATGCCATCTCACAAAGAGGATTGCCGCTCCTGTTGTTCGGAGCAGGATTGCCACAGGTCGCAGGCCTTGCCGGTGATGCAAAGTCCTACGCTGAGCGTCTGTTTGACTATCCGCCGGTCGGACCGCTGTCTGAACTTCCGGCGCGCGAGGCAATCCGCAGACCCATTGAAGAAGAGGGTGCACGGATTGAAGACGAGGCACTCGACAGCATCGTGAGAATGACAAAGGGATACCCCTATTTCCTTCAGGAATGGGGAAAGCACACCTGGCTCACGGCTGATTCCTCCCCCATTGATCACACGGATGTGGAGCGTGCGCATGCCACGACGACGGCAGCCCTTGACAGGAACTTCTTTCGAGTCCGGTTTGACCGCCTGACTCCTCGCGAACAGGACTATTTGCGTGCGATGGCCGAACTGGGTCCCGGGCCCCACAGATCCGGTGTCATCGCCAGCTCCATGAAGAAGAAAGTCGAGAGCCTGGGTCCGCTGAGAAGTGGTCTGATCAAGAAGGGCATGATCTGGAGCCCCACACACGGTGATACCGCATTCACAGTTCCGCTGTTCGATGAATTCATGCGGCGGGAAATTCCCGTCTGGACTGCCTGA
- a CDS encoding class I SAM-dependent methyltransferase, whose protein sequence is MIERMIHSLKRRTHQLMGNAQQLRALETCGVAAGPRLATVLREVLAGNDMHPALQEMRVRRGMLVKDHSRALIEDHGAGRPELNLSPEAMRSGRTVEEDLGELARQSSVPPAMARLLVSLVHQFKPERSLELGSCVGLSACCIGGALESLGRGNLLTIEGDLSLARIAAESLGACGILRARVLHGLFQERLPWVFERWPAIDFLFNDGVHEEHTDWELTTAIMEHMPDGAIALLDDIDWSPGMVRFWQRIQNHPRVALSVDLFRSGLLVLGSGPARHFRVAID, encoded by the coding sequence ATGATCGAGCGGATGATTCATTCCCTCAAGCGCAGAACACATCAGCTCATGGGCAATGCGCAGCAGTTGCGGGCCCTTGAGACCTGCGGTGTGGCTGCCGGTCCGCGTCTGGCGACAGTGCTGCGCGAGGTGCTGGCGGGCAATGACATGCATCCTGCCCTGCAGGAGATGCGTGTGCGCCGCGGCATGCTGGTGAAGGATCATTCGCGCGCGCTGATCGAGGATCACGGCGCGGGCCGTCCCGAACTCAATCTGAGTCCCGAGGCCATGCGTTCCGGTCGGACCGTGGAAGAGGATCTGGGCGAGCTGGCGCGCCAGAGCAGCGTGCCGCCCGCCATGGCGCGGCTGCTGGTGTCCCTGGTACATCAATTCAAGCCCGAACGCAGTCTTGAGCTGGGCAGTTGTGTCGGCCTGTCCGCCTGTTGCATCGGGGGAGCGCTGGAATCCCTGGGTCGCGGCAACCTGCTGACCATCGAGGGCGACCTGAGCCTGGCCCGCATCGCCGCCGAGTCCCTGGGCGCCTGCGGCATTCTGCGCGCCCGCGTGCTGCACGGCCTGTTCCAGGAGCGCCTGCCCTGGGTCTTCGAGCGCTGGCCCGCCATTGACTTCCTCTTCAACGACGGCGTGCATGAAGAACACACCGACTGGGAGCTGACCACCGCGATCATGGAGCACATGCCCGACGGGGCCATCGCCCTGCTGGATGACATCGACTGGTCACCTGGCATGGTCCGCTTCTGGCAGCGCATCCAGAACCATCCGCGTGTGGCGCTGAGCGTGGACCTGTTCCGCAGCGGCCTGCTGGTTCTGGGCAGTGGCCCCGCCCGGCACTTTCGAGTGGCCATTGACTGA
- a CDS encoding DUF444 family protein yields the protein MSDRINSNESEGAFNDFIQDRLEDMVETILNNGGLDTRGSEVIVEMDDIQPPSFSYGEPGGGGAGKGSGPGGEGEKISFGLPFNQLMELMARKLGLPDLSKQGQGRIKEVSYEFKTFGTTGVILDKKRTFRRALRSSVGMGLYDPANDRHEVQIRRRDKRYKLPERVEKPRFKAVVFYMGDISYSTWGERLELEKRLVGFIHHWLDYNYGERNVEHRFFVHDAEAYEVQPEQFYRVSNAGGTRASIVFDLVSQVAFNEYDPESTNFYGFYFGDGELFDDDAREITEILASRMRAMFNRIGIVEVKPSRASHLNKMVGEVFANDLVIRLGSLREKSQTIDVIKLLFGGAGAEH from the coding sequence ATGAGCGATCGCATCAACAGCAACGAATCGGAAGGCGCCTTCAACGATTTCATCCAGGATCGCCTCGAGGACATGGTGGAGACCATCCTCAACAACGGCGGACTGGACACTCGCGGCAGCGAGGTGATCGTTGAAATGGACGACATCCAGCCGCCTTCCTTCTCCTACGGAGAACCGGGCGGCGGCGGAGCCGGCAAGGGCAGCGGCCCGGGCGGCGAGGGCGAGAAGATCAGTTTCGGACTGCCCTTCAACCAGCTGATGGAACTGATGGCCCGCAAGCTGGGCCTGCCCGACCTGAGCAAGCAGGGCCAGGGCCGCATCAAGGAAGTGTCGTACGAGTTCAAGACCTTCGGCACCACGGGCGTGATCCTGGACAAGAAGCGCACCTTCCGGCGCGCCCTGCGCAGCAGCGTGGGCATGGGCCTGTACGACCCGGCCAACGACAGGCACGAGGTGCAGATCCGCCGCCGCGACAAGCGCTACAAACTGCCCGAGCGCGTCGAGAAACCCCGCTTCAAGGCCGTCGTGTTCTACATGGGCGACATCTCCTACAGCACCTGGGGCGAACGGCTGGAGCTCGAGAAGCGCCTGGTGGGCTTCATTCACCACTGGCTGGACTACAACTACGGCGAGCGCAACGTGGAACACCGCTTCTTCGTGCACGACGCCGAGGCCTACGAAGTGCAGCCCGAGCAATTCTACCGGGTCAGCAATGCGGGCGGCACACGCGCCTCGATCGTCTTCGACCTGGTCTCGCAGGTGGCCTTCAACGAGTACGACCCCGAGAGCACCAACTTCTACGGCTTCTATTTCGGCGATGGCGAGCTCTTTGATGACGACGCCCGCGAGATCACCGAGATCCTGGCCAGCCGGATGCGTGCGATGTTCAACCGCATCGGCATCGTGGAAGTCAAACCCAGCCGGGCAAGCCACCTGAACAAGATGGTGGGCGAAGTCTTCGCCAACGATCTTGTGATCAGGCTGGGCAGCCTGCGCGAGAAGAGTCAGACCATCGACGTGATCAAGCTGCTGTTTGGAGGCGCCGGTGCGGAACATTGA
- a CDS encoding queuosine precursor transporter — MKLAKPAYIEPTPTFTVFADRLYLVLASIFIAALVACNLIFQKFFTWTPFGLYTFEISVGILPYPVTFLVTDIISELYGEKRANQVVVAGFIASLFIMAVILVAIAVPQTAWSPIDDATFKRVFGLFGPAIFASMSAYLLAQHIDIRVFHFWKRLTHGKHLWLRNNGSTIVSQFVDTLSVLSLLCLTGVIAWDRFGSLLANGFLFKVLMALLDTPLFYAAVMLLKPRVHQDPEEATWSANAAE, encoded by the coding sequence ATGAAGCTCGCGAAACCCGCCTACATCGAGCCCACACCCACGTTCACGGTCTTCGCCGATCGGCTGTATCTCGTGCTGGCCTCGATCTTCATCGCGGCGCTGGTGGCCTGCAACCTGATCTTCCAGAAGTTCTTCACCTGGACACCCTTCGGACTGTACACCTTCGAGATCAGCGTGGGCATTCTGCCCTATCCGGTCACCTTTCTGGTGACCGACATCATCAGCGAGCTCTATGGCGAGAAACGGGCCAATCAGGTGGTGGTGGCGGGGTTCATTGCCAGCCTGTTCATCATGGCCGTGATCCTGGTGGCCATCGCCGTGCCGCAGACCGCCTGGTCGCCCATTGATGACGCCACCTTCAAGCGGGTCTTCGGACTCTTCGGGCCGGCCATCTTCGCTTCGATGAGCGCCTATCTGCTGGCCCAGCACATCGACATTCGCGTGTTCCATTTCTGGAAACGCCTGACCCATGGCAAGCATCTCTGGCTGCGCAACAATGGCTCCACCATCGTGTCCCAGTTCGTGGACACCCTCTCGGTGCTGTCGCTGCTCTGCCTGACCGGCGTGATCGCCTGGGACCGATTCGGTTCCCTGCTGGCCAACGGTTTCCTGTTCAAGGTGCTGATGGCCCTGCTGGACACACCACTGTTCTACGCGGCCGTGATGCTGCTGAAACCCCGGGTGCACCAGGATCCGGAAGAAGCGACCTGGTCCGCCAACGCGGCTGAATGA